In Mangrovibacterium diazotrophicum, one genomic interval encodes:
- a CDS encoding efflux RND transporter permease subunit, with the protein MRKIVETFVRFPFYANLIVLFLLIVGGISLVTMKLSFFPERPSKMIYVRVSYPGASPVEMEEGVTSRIEEAVRGIPGIYEITSTSAENSASVQIEITGDINIDETLIEVKNAVDGISSFPTAAERPIVYKQRTTSPAARLVVTGDVDLLTLKDYAQQIEEDFLSSGYISQVSLSGYPDLEISVEAHEETLLRYGITFTQLQNAVTQNNRDVSGGQLRSDDEEMLIRLRSRSADPNKIGEIILKANSDGSVIRIRDVATVKKKFSDITPDKSLEQGNPVISISVSKLISEDLGDIDEYIQDYVNTFNEKTHGVRLIITRSFIDLLKSRLDLLLVNGGQGLFLVVVLLALMLSLRLSFWVAWGIPSSFLAMFIVANLAGITINMISLFGMILVIGILVDDGIVIGENIFQHFERGKNPIQAAVDGTVEVVPAVITSVLTTVLAFSPLFFISGNMEMMFEMAFIVVVSLLFSLFESFFVLPAHIGNEHVLNPDKLRRAPKGLKKYTEQFFTWLRDYAYDRVLKLVIEWRYIVIFVPVAMLLITFGMLGGQIIKTTFFPRMEFDSFNVNVAFTPGSGEKQTMAYLQRFEDAVWQVNEDLMEDYGDTVDIIEYCTVNLGSGFDRAENGTHTGNVFVSPRNSEETGISSFEIINRVREKIGPIPEAVKYTIGARGRFGDPVSIGLQSRHPEELELAQAFLIERLQKMPQLKDVVNTNALGKQEILLKLKPKAYMLGFNEGTVSEQVRQGFYGGQAQRLQVGRDELRVWVRYPAEDRERLGQLERMKLKTTSGEYPLTELVDYEMKRGPVNIQRFNGRREIRVNADLVDPDASVTEILEQIKREIIPDLNVTFPGIHIEYQGQQKESARNMNDIAVLFPMAFLGIIFILMINFRSFEQPLIILIMIPISILGAVWGHGIHGKPVSILSLWGIVALSGVVINDSVVMLSKFNSLIEEGFKVKDAILEAGKSRLRPIILTTLTTSAGLFPLVLEKSFQAQFLIPMAISLVYGVAFGTLFILLFFPALVIVLNDIRRVLRELYHGRPFEREEVEIAYINYLRKNEGKTQTEIDDETQHG; encoded by the coding sequence ATGAGAAAGATTGTCGAAACTTTTGTTCGCTTTCCATTCTATGCGAACCTTATTGTATTATTCCTACTGATCGTTGGAGGCATTAGTCTGGTAACGATGAAACTGTCGTTCTTCCCGGAACGACCGTCAAAAATGATCTACGTACGAGTTTCTTATCCTGGAGCTTCGCCTGTTGAAATGGAGGAGGGCGTGACCAGCCGGATTGAAGAAGCCGTTCGGGGAATTCCCGGAATTTACGAGATTACATCAACAAGTGCTGAGAATTCGGCCAGTGTGCAAATTGAAATAACCGGCGACATCAACATCGATGAAACACTGATCGAAGTCAAAAATGCGGTTGACGGTATTTCTTCTTTTCCAACCGCTGCTGAGCGCCCGATCGTTTATAAACAGCGGACAACATCTCCCGCAGCTCGTTTGGTGGTCACCGGCGATGTTGATCTGTTGACGCTGAAAGATTACGCGCAGCAAATCGAAGAAGACTTCCTGTCTTCCGGCTACATCAGCCAGGTTTCGCTTTCGGGCTATCCGGATCTCGAAATTTCAGTGGAAGCACACGAAGAAACCCTTTTGCGCTACGGTATCACTTTTACACAGCTGCAAAATGCTGTCACTCAGAATAATCGCGACGTTTCCGGAGGTCAGCTGCGGTCGGATGATGAAGAGATGCTCATCCGCCTGCGCTCTCGCAGCGCCGATCCGAACAAGATTGGAGAAATTATCCTGAAAGCGAATTCGGATGGGAGCGTTATCCGCATCCGCGATGTGGCGACCGTCAAAAAGAAGTTTTCCGATATAACTCCAGATAAATCTTTGGAGCAAGGAAATCCGGTTATCAGTATTTCGGTTTCAAAATTGATTTCAGAAGACCTGGGCGACATTGACGAATATATTCAGGATTACGTCAATACTTTTAACGAGAAAACACATGGTGTTCGGTTGATTATCACCCGCTCATTTATCGATTTGCTGAAAAGTCGTCTGGACTTGTTGCTGGTAAACGGAGGTCAGGGGCTGTTCCTGGTGGTCGTTCTTTTGGCGTTGATGCTGAGTTTACGCCTGTCGTTTTGGGTGGCCTGGGGAATACCTTCTTCCTTTTTAGCAATGTTTATCGTGGCCAACCTGGCGGGAATTACCATCAATATGATTTCCCTGTTCGGGATGATCCTGGTCATCGGGATTTTGGTTGACGATGGGATTGTGATTGGTGAGAATATTTTTCAGCATTTCGAGCGCGGGAAAAACCCGATTCAGGCAGCAGTGGATGGTACCGTTGAAGTGGTGCCGGCAGTTATCACTTCCGTGTTGACAACCGTACTTGCTTTCTCGCCCCTGTTTTTCATTTCCGGGAATATGGAAATGATGTTCGAAATGGCTTTCATCGTTGTTGTCAGTTTGTTGTTCTCGCTATTTGAGTCATTTTTTGTGTTGCCCGCCCATATCGGGAACGAGCATGTGTTGAACCCCGATAAGTTAAGACGTGCTCCCAAAGGCCTGAAAAAATACACCGAACAATTCTTCACCTGGTTACGCGACTACGCGTACGATCGCGTGTTGAAACTGGTGATTGAATGGCGCTACATTGTCATTTTTGTGCCGGTTGCCATGCTGCTGATTACCTTTGGAATGCTCGGCGGGCAGATCATCAAAACCACTTTTTTCCCGCGAATGGAATTCGACTCCTTCAATGTAAACGTTGCTTTTACGCCCGGATCGGGTGAAAAGCAAACGATGGCTTACCTGCAGCGTTTTGAAGATGCGGTGTGGCAGGTGAATGAGGATTTGATGGAAGATTATGGCGATACAGTCGACATTATTGAGTACTGTACTGTGAATCTCGGGTCGGGATTTGACAGGGCAGAAAACGGGACACATACCGGGAATGTTTTTGTTTCGCCGCGAAATTCGGAGGAAACGGGAATTAGTTCATTCGAAATTATCAATCGTGTTCGGGAGAAAATTGGTCCGATACCTGAAGCTGTGAAATATACCATCGGCGCCCGAGGTCGTTTTGGCGACCCGGTGTCCATCGGCTTGCAGTCACGGCATCCTGAAGAGCTGGAACTGGCGCAGGCATTCCTGATCGAGCGTTTGCAAAAGATGCCGCAGTTAAAAGATGTGGTTAACACGAACGCGCTCGGCAAGCAGGAAATCCTGTTGAAGTTGAAGCCGAAAGCATACATGTTGGGTTTCAATGAGGGCACGGTTTCGGAGCAGGTTCGTCAAGGCTTCTATGGAGGTCAGGCACAGCGCTTGCAGGTTGGGCGCGACGAACTTCGTGTTTGGGTGCGCTATCCGGCGGAAGACCGGGAGCGGCTTGGACAGTTGGAACGCATGAAGTTGAAGACAACATCCGGGGAATATCCGCTGACCGAGCTGGTTGATTACGAAATGAAACGCGGTCCTGTGAATATTCAGCGTTTTAACGGTCGTCGCGAGATCCGCGTGAATGCTGATTTGGTCGATCCCGATGCGTCGGTGACCGAAATTCTGGAGCAAATCAAGCGTGAAATTATTCCGGATCTGAATGTGACGTTTCCTGGTATCCATATCGAATACCAGGGGCAACAAAAAGAAAGCGCCCGAAATATGAATGACATTGCGGTGCTCTTCCCAATGGCTTTCCTCGGCATTATATTCATCCTCATGATCAACTTCCGGTCCTTTGAGCAGCCTCTGATCATCTTGATTATGATTCCGATTTCCATACTCGGTGCGGTTTGGGGGCATGGTATTCATGGTAAACCGGTTTCAATTTTAAGCTTGTGGGGAATTGTGGCACTCTCCGGGGTTGTGATTAACGACTCGGTGGTGATGTTGTCGAAATTCAACTCGCTGATTGAAGAAGGCTTCAAAGTGAAAGATGCCATTCTGGAGGCTGGAAAGTCACGCTTGCGACCAATTATCCTGACAACACTAACAACTTCTGCGGGGCTGTTCCCTTTGGTTTTGGAGAAGAGCTTCCAGGCGCAGTTCCTGATCCCTATGGCGATTTCGCTGGTGTATGGAGTGGCTTTTGGAACCCTGTTTATTTTGTTGTTTTTCCCGGCTTTGGTGATCGTGTTGAATGATATCCGTCGGGTACTGCGCGAACTTTACCACGGGCGCCCATTTGAACGCGAGGAAGTTGAGATTGCGTACATCAATTACTTAAGGAAAAACGAGGGAAAAACACAAACAGAAATCGACGACGAAACACAACACGGATAA
- a CDS encoding efflux RND transporter periplasmic adaptor subunit yields the protein MSWRKTTFIIAALVILLGGAAALSWVFIHMKPEPPRRPGDGLKRYVKAEAVFYKPIVSPLKREGRVTASHDVLLVAEAAGKIEPGEVPLKKGTSFRKGQLLASIYKDEAELALKARKSSFLNSLSNILPDLKVDYPEEFQSYYDYFSTVDLNKPLPRLPEPRTEKFKVFLASRSILSEYFGLLQDEKNLQRRSLVAPFDGTFSSVNFEAGAYVNAGSQIARMIGTDVLEVEVPVENHNSKWIEIGDQVQVLSKISIDTLVGTVVRKAAFVDASTQARSIFVRVKEFRKDDLLAGEYKVVVFPGQKIHGAMEIPRSAVFNSNVVFTVVNGELKKAEINVMKVNETNLIFNGLPEGTMVVTEPLINVKENLPVEILAGANSQTAGKSE from the coding sequence ATGAGCTGGCGAAAAACTACGTTTATCATTGCTGCTTTGGTGATCCTGTTAGGAGGAGCTGCAGCACTTTCCTGGGTTTTTATCCATATGAAACCCGAACCACCCCGACGCCCGGGTGACGGTTTAAAACGATATGTTAAAGCAGAGGCGGTCTTTTACAAACCGATTGTATCACCCTTGAAACGAGAGGGAAGGGTGACGGCTAGCCACGATGTGTTGCTGGTTGCGGAGGCTGCCGGGAAAATTGAACCCGGGGAGGTTCCGCTGAAAAAAGGCACGTCGTTTCGGAAAGGACAATTACTCGCAAGTATTTATAAAGATGAAGCGGAACTGGCTTTGAAAGCTCGCAAGAGCAGTTTCCTGAATTCATTATCCAATATTCTCCCTGATTTGAAGGTGGATTACCCGGAGGAATTTCAATCATATTATGATTATTTCTCGACGGTTGATTTGAATAAACCGCTGCCGCGTTTGCCGGAACCGCGAACCGAAAAATTTAAGGTTTTCCTGGCCAGTCGTAGTATTTTGAGTGAGTACTTTGGATTGCTGCAGGACGAGAAAAACCTGCAACGCCGGTCTTTGGTGGCTCCGTTTGACGGGACTTTTTCATCGGTTAATTTTGAAGCAGGGGCTTATGTGAATGCAGGTAGCCAGATTGCACGAATGATTGGAACGGATGTACTGGAGGTCGAAGTTCCCGTTGAAAATCACAACAGCAAGTGGATTGAAATAGGGGATCAGGTGCAGGTGCTTTCTAAAATCAGCATAGACACGCTGGTAGGGACTGTGGTGCGCAAAGCCGCATTCGTTGATGCTAGCACGCAGGCGCGAAGTATTTTTGTACGGGTAAAAGAATTTCGCAAAGACGATTTGCTGGCCGGCGAATATAAAGTGGTGGTCTTTCCGGGGCAGAAAATTCATGGAGCTATGGAAATCCCCCGTAGTGCCGTTTTCAATTCGAACGTGGTTTTCACAGTGGTGAACGGCGAATTAAAAAAAGCTGAAATCAATGTGATGAAGGTCAACGAAACAAACTTGATCTTTAATGGACTGCCCGAAGGAACGATGGTTGTCACTGAACCATTGATTAATGTAAAAGAGAATTTACCGGTTGAAATATTAGCTGGTGCCAATAGTCAAACAGCCGGTAAATCAGAATAG
- the nadB gene encoding L-aspartate oxidase has protein sequence MQKKSFDIIVVGSGLAGLTAAFHASKNGSVALITKSQLDTSNSYYAQGGIAGAISEDDSPDLHAHDTLVAGRGLCERDAVNILVSEGRDRILDLIEMGMQFDQKDGQIVLGLEGGHCKRRILHAGGDATGKELTCFMLEKVMEQQSIETFEYTAVTQIIVSEGICRGVQAIDFISGQNVIFEAPACILATGGLSRIFSRTTNPHTATGDGISLAYDAGAKVEDMEFIQFHPSALCVENQDAFLISEAVRGEGAWLINKSGERFMKDIHPLAELAPRDVVAFSIYQQMKKDKSPNVYLSLKHLNPEKIKNRFSNIYNKLESFGYDMTADLLPIAPAAHYMVGGVKTGLHGETNIPGLFACGEVASTGVMGANRLASNSLLECLVFGKRAAEAAGKIQALSPSIPELDEYTNKPEFEQFYLDIKNEVADLMSQKVGIVRNEEDLTNALNRFEEITRKVETCARDYNVLKARQIVEICELITRSALLRKESRGGHIREEFKHEDPDFRVHIVFQKGKETTYVPLRK, from the coding sequence ATGCAAAAAAAATCATTTGACATTATTGTTGTGGGTAGCGGGCTTGCCGGGCTCACAGCAGCTTTTCACGCATCGAAAAACGGATCAGTGGCGCTGATCACCAAGTCACAACTCGACACCAGTAATTCTTATTACGCACAAGGCGGTATTGCGGGAGCCATTTCAGAAGATGACTCACCCGATTTGCATGCGCACGACACGCTGGTTGCGGGAAGAGGACTGTGCGAACGCGATGCCGTTAACATCTTGGTCAGCGAAGGTCGCGACCGTATTCTCGACCTGATTGAGATGGGAATGCAGTTCGACCAAAAAGACGGACAAATCGTTTTGGGCCTTGAAGGAGGTCACTGTAAACGCCGGATTCTGCATGCCGGAGGCGACGCAACCGGAAAAGAGCTGACCTGTTTCATGCTTGAAAAAGTGATGGAGCAGCAATCGATCGAGACTTTCGAATACACCGCTGTTACACAGATCATTGTTTCAGAAGGCATTTGCCGCGGCGTACAAGCGATCGATTTTATCAGTGGGCAGAATGTTATTTTCGAAGCGCCGGCCTGTATTTTGGCCACCGGTGGTTTGTCTCGTATTTTTAGCCGCACCACCAACCCGCACACTGCGACCGGCGATGGGATTTCGCTGGCTTACGATGCAGGCGCCAAAGTGGAAGACATGGAATTCATCCAGTTTCACCCATCAGCCCTGTGTGTCGAAAACCAGGATGCTTTTCTGATCAGTGAGGCCGTTCGTGGCGAAGGAGCCTGGTTGATTAACAAAAGCGGCGAGCGTTTCATGAAAGATATTCACCCGCTGGCAGAACTGGCACCCCGCGACGTGGTGGCTTTCTCGATTTACCAGCAGATGAAAAAAGACAAAAGCCCCAATGTCTACCTTTCGCTGAAACACCTGAACCCTGAAAAAATTAAGAATCGATTCTCGAATATTTATAATAAGCTCGAAAGCTTCGGCTACGACATGACAGCGGATCTGCTGCCCATTGCACCGGCTGCGCATTACATGGTTGGTGGTGTTAAAACGGGCTTGCACGGCGAAACCAACATTCCCGGCCTTTTTGCCTGTGGCGAAGTTGCATCGACCGGAGTTATGGGAGCCAACCGACTGGCCAGCAACTCACTGCTTGAATGTTTGGTTTTTGGTAAGCGGGCGGCCGAGGCAGCAGGAAAAATTCAGGCTCTCTCACCTTCGATCCCTGAACTGGACGAGTACACTAACAAGCCGGAATTTGAGCAATTCTACCTCGATATCAAAAATGAAGTCGCGGATTTAATGTCGCAAAAAGTGGGCATCGTCAGAAACGAAGAAGACCTGACAAATGCGCTCAACCGATTCGAAGAAATCACGAGAAAGGTTGAAACCTGTGCCCGGGACTACAATGTTTTAAAAGCGCGCCAGATTGTTGAAATCTGCGAACTGATTACTCGCTCCGCATTGCTCCGCAAGGAAAGCCGCGGCGGACACATCCGTGAAGAATTCAAACACGAAGATCCCGACTTCAGAGTACATATTGTTTTTCAAAAAGGAAAAGAAACCACTTACGTTCCGTTAAGAAAATGA
- the nadC gene encoding carboxylating nicotinate-nucleotide diphosphorylase: protein MMNQKELEAAKHLIELALEEDVATGDLTTDNLIPAEMKRTAYWAAKADGIVAGLEIAEMTFRKLDPDLKWNIFFNDGSRVKKGDIIVRFEATYRALLTGERTALNFVQRLSGVASMSGLYADAVKDYKTEILDTRKTLPGFRLLDKYAVKTGGATNHRIGLFDMVMIKDNHIDIAGGIKPAVKAIREKVAPEIKIEVETTNLDQVKEALEAGADIIMLDNMSNETMTEAVELIAGKAKVEASGNMTLERLAGVAATGVDFISIGALTHSVAALDISQRIE, encoded by the coding sequence ATGATGAATCAAAAAGAACTTGAAGCTGCAAAACACCTGATAGAACTGGCACTGGAAGAAGATGTTGCCACCGGTGACCTGACGACCGACAACCTCATTCCTGCCGAGATGAAGCGCACAGCCTATTGGGCTGCCAAAGCCGATGGTATTGTCGCCGGACTGGAGATCGCAGAAATGACCTTCCGCAAGCTGGACCCGGATTTGAAATGGAACATATTTTTCAATGACGGCAGCCGCGTGAAAAAAGGCGACATCATCGTTCGATTTGAAGCAACTTACCGGGCCTTACTGACGGGCGAGCGCACAGCACTGAATTTCGTGCAGCGGCTTTCGGGCGTTGCCAGCATGTCGGGCCTGTATGCCGATGCCGTGAAAGACTACAAAACGGAGATTCTCGACACGCGCAAAACACTTCCCGGCTTTCGCTTGCTAGATAAATACGCTGTCAAAACCGGCGGCGCAACCAACCACCGCATTGGACTTTTCGATATGGTCATGATTAAGGATAACCACATCGATATTGCTGGCGGCATCAAACCGGCGGTGAAAGCTATCCGCGAGAAAGTTGCTCCGGAAATCAAAATTGAAGTTGAAACCACCAACCTTGACCAGGTAAAAGAAGCACTGGAGGCCGGCGCCGACATCATCATGCTCGACAATATGAGCAACGAAACGATGACTGAAGCAGTCGAGTTAATTGCCGGAAAAGCAAAAGTTGAAGCATCGGGAAATATGACACTGGAACGTTTAGCAGGAGTTGCTGCAACCGGCGTCGATTTCATTTCGATTGGTGCACTCACCCATTCGGTAGCAGCATTAGATATCAGTCAACGAATTGAATAA
- a CDS encoding type III pantothenate kinase, whose product MNLVIDIGNTRVKWALFRDRELVTQDSAPELTLHVLGQIIGDFHDVKLAILSSVKEFPKECRDLLTEVTDLFIELNHNTPTPIVNRYRTPETLGLDRLAAAIGASTAFPGDPLLIIDAGTAITIDLVSPANEYLGGNISPGIETRFRALNQFTGKLPLIQLKNDFEPLGGDTESAIRAGVQQGVIFELESYIAHYKKVYPELVVVLTGGHSNFLMKHIGAELKQIENLTLTGLLEILMFNAS is encoded by the coding sequence ATGAATTTAGTTATTGACATCGGGAACACGCGTGTTAAATGGGCACTGTTTCGTGATCGCGAGCTCGTGACACAGGACTCGGCACCGGAACTTACGCTTCATGTACTTGGTCAAATCATCGGCGATTTCCATGATGTCAAGCTAGCGATCCTGTCGTCGGTAAAAGAGTTCCCCAAAGAGTGCCGTGATTTGTTAACCGAAGTCACCGACTTATTCATCGAACTCAATCACAACACTCCCACTCCAATCGTCAATCGGTACCGAACTCCGGAGACCTTGGGACTGGACCGTTTGGCGGCTGCCATTGGGGCAAGTACCGCCTTTCCCGGCGATCCGCTTTTAATTATTGATGCCGGCACTGCCATAACTATTGATCTGGTCAGTCCGGCTAACGAATACCTTGGCGGCAACATTTCGCCCGGTATCGAAACCCGCTTCCGGGCATTGAATCAGTTTACGGGTAAGCTACCTCTTATTCAATTAAAAAATGACTTTGAACCATTGGGCGGCGATACTGAATCGGCTATTCGGGCAGGCGTGCAACAAGGCGTTATTTTCGAACTTGAATCGTACATCGCTCATTATAAAAAGGTATATCCCGAACTTGTTGTTGTCCTTACCGGCGGACATTCCAATTTCCTGATGAAGCACATTGGTGCAGAACTAAAACAGATCGAAAATCTGACGCTGACCGGCCTTCTCGAAATTTTAATGTTCAATGCCAGTTAG
- a CDS encoding tetratricopeptide repeat protein codes for MKSFLIKTKVLTTILAVAMSISAFAQKEITGTVYREGKPAAGITVEAHKSSEMFMTSFDGKYKLTIDPEKCKYLKFTFIDESKKLDLTGSEGNVINFSFDGTPIPGEGDGGGDAAEVGVDLRTSQELVKANDTEFMSQFTLYDQFYKQKDYKSALPHWRKVYNKYPKSSSNLYIHGVNMYSAKIEAATDKATKDAYIDTLMSIYDRRIKYFDQKGFVLGRKATDYVKYKLGGDEISEDERKAVLKKAFADLQESIKLQGDDAEPAVMVIDMQVIKSLFLMGELTKEQVVGNYGSLSRITDTQIAKDPKDEKAPVAKAEIDKAFQTSGAADCEALIAYYEPKFDEISGDIDAMKKMLRALDRQDCTESELFAKASEKLYEMEPSAEAAFNMARLFVKRDEFDRAKEYYQKAISAETDKELLGKYYYELAFFTYAKERAYSKARDYARKSLENDPNSGRTLLLMGDIYAQAARTYGENDFDHTTVYWLAVDYYQKAKRVDPDLTAKANEQIATYRVYFPDKETLFFQGQQDGQSYKLGGWINETTTIRAK; via the coding sequence ATGAAGTCGTTTCTAATTAAAACCAAAGTACTTACAACTATTTTGGCTGTTGCAATGAGCATCTCGGCCTTTGCGCAAAAAGAAATTACCGGAACCGTTTACCGTGAAGGAAAACCAGCTGCCGGTATCACCGTTGAGGCTCACAAATCGAGTGAAATGTTCATGACCAGCTTCGATGGAAAGTATAAACTGACCATTGATCCTGAAAAATGTAAATACCTGAAATTTACTTTCATCGATGAATCGAAGAAACTTGATTTGACTGGAAGTGAAGGCAATGTAATCAACTTTAGCTTCGACGGAACTCCGATTCCGGGAGAAGGTGACGGCGGCGGCGATGCAGCTGAAGTTGGCGTGGACTTGAGAACCAGCCAGGAATTGGTAAAAGCAAACGATACTGAATTCATGAGCCAATTCACCTTGTACGATCAGTTCTACAAGCAAAAAGACTACAAATCGGCACTGCCTCACTGGAGAAAAGTATACAACAAATACCCAAAATCTTCAAGCAACCTGTACATCCACGGTGTGAACATGTACTCGGCTAAAATTGAAGCAGCTACTGACAAAGCAACAAAAGACGCTTACATCGATACGTTGATGTCAATCTACGATCGTCGTATCAAATATTTCGACCAAAAAGGTTTTGTACTGGGTCGTAAAGCAACTGACTATGTGAAGTACAAACTGGGTGGAGACGAAATTTCGGAAGACGAACGCAAAGCTGTATTGAAAAAAGCTTTCGCTGATCTGCAGGAATCAATTAAACTGCAAGGTGACGATGCTGAGCCAGCTGTAATGGTAATCGACATGCAGGTAATCAAAAGTTTGTTCCTGATGGGCGAGCTTACTAAAGAGCAGGTTGTTGGCAACTATGGTAGCTTGAGCAGAATTACAGATACGCAAATTGCAAAAGATCCGAAGGACGAAAAAGCTCCGGTTGCCAAAGCGGAAATCGACAAAGCTTTCCAAACTTCAGGAGCTGCTGACTGTGAAGCTTTGATCGCTTACTACGAACCTAAGTTCGATGAAATTTCAGGCGACATTGACGCTATGAAAAAAATGCTTCGCGCATTGGACCGTCAGGATTGTACTGAAAGCGAGTTGTTCGCTAAAGCATCTGAGAAATTGTACGAAATGGAGCCATCAGCAGAAGCTGCATTCAACATGGCCCGTTTGTTCGTAAAACGTGACGAGTTCGATCGTGCTAAAGAATACTATCAAAAAGCCATCAGCGCTGAAACTGATAAAGAATTGTTGGGTAAATATTACTATGAGCTTGCTTTCTTTACTTACGCTAAAGAACGTGCTTATTCGAAAGCTCGCGACTATGCCCGCAAATCATTGGAAAATGATCCAAACTCAGGAAGAACATTGCTTCTGATGGGTGACATTTACGCACAAGCTGCCCGTACTTACGGTGAGAATGACTTCGACCACACAACAGTTTACTGGTTGGCCGTTGACTATTACCAAAAAGCAAAACGCGTAGATCCGGACTTGACAGCGAAAGCAAACGAACAAATCGCGACTTACCGCGTGTACTTCCCTGACAAAGAAACCTTGTTCTTCCAAGGTCAACAGGACGGACAAAGCTACAAACTCGGTGGATGGATTAACGAAACGACAACGATACGTGCAAAATAA
- the lptC gene encoding LPS export ABC transporter periplasmic protein LptC, translating into MQNKQFNKLNTKQLSIAVLLTGIAVLFFSCANKIEKIKELSSADQLPGMEATQFEMIQSDSAIVRFKLIAPRMIRYDQEKEPFIEFPEGIEIEKFDGQMRIVSRITADYARYLDNEEKWLAKNNVVAVNEEGDSLKTEELIWEEKKGKIFSDQFVKIIRKDQIINGIGFESDQDLMNWEIKKPTGTLYLDVAN; encoded by the coding sequence GTGCAAAATAAACAGTTCAACAAACTGAATACAAAACAGCTAAGCATTGCAGTTCTCTTAACGGGAATTGCAGTGCTTTTCTTTTCATGTGCCAACAAGATTGAAAAAATCAAGGAGCTTTCCTCGGCCGACCAATTGCCCGGCATGGAGGCTACCCAGTTCGAAATGATCCAGTCCGATTCGGCCATTGTTCGTTTCAAACTGATTGCTCCGCGAATGATCCGTTACGACCAGGAAAAAGAGCCGTTCATTGAGTTTCCGGAAGGAATCGAAATCGAGAAATTCGACGGCCAGATGCGAATTGTTTCGCGAATTACAGCGGACTATGCGCGCTACCTGGATAACGAAGAAAAGTGGTTGGCCAAAAACAATGTGGTTGCGGTAAACGAAGAGGGCGATTCATTAAAAACAGAAGAACTGATTTGGGAAGAAAAGAAAGGAAAGATTTTCTCGGACCAGTTTGTAAAAATTATACGCAAGGATCAAATCATTAACGGTATCGGTTTTGAATCGGATCAGGATTTAATGAACTGGGAAATTAAAAAACCCACCGGAACTTTGTACCTTGATGTCGCAAATTAG